From one Gemmatimonadaceae bacterium genomic stretch:
- a CDS encoding citrate synthase, producing the protein MSGTTDAAKGPPAGDHLEIKDSRTGKVYYAPITDETIRTADLKQIKVKPDDFGIMGYDPAFMNTASCRSAITFIDGDKGILRYRGYPIEQLAEKASFLEVAWLLRHGELPTQPQYDKWVEDITYHTYVHENIKQFLTGFRYDAHPMSMLAAGVSALSSFYPTAKAIHDPVERDIAFVRLLAKMPTIAAFAYRHVKGLPLVYPDNALPYTENFLSMIARMSEPKYEAHPVFARAIDVLFILHADHEQNCSTNAVRAVGSSHVDPYSAVSAGINALYGPLHGGANEAVLRMLEEIGHPSNIPAFIENVKSGKGESRLMGFGHRVYKSYDPRAKIVKSLCDQVLKITGMGKDMEIALELERIALSDEYFIKRKLYPNVDFYTGLIYRALHFPTDYFTVLFAIARTAGWMAQWEEMLLDKEQKIARPRQIYTGYGDRPYKSALDYKHKIVK; encoded by the coding sequence ATGTCTGGTACGACCGATGCGGCCAAGGGGCCGCCCGCTGGAGATCATCTCGAGATCAAGGACTCGCGCACCGGCAAGGTGTACTACGCCCCGATCACGGATGAGACCATCCGCACCGCTGACCTGAAGCAGATCAAGGTCAAGCCCGACGACTTCGGGATCATGGGGTACGACCCGGCGTTCATGAACACCGCGTCGTGCCGCTCCGCCATCACCTTCATCGACGGCGACAAGGGCATCCTGCGCTATCGCGGATATCCTATCGAGCAGCTGGCCGAGAAGGCGAGCTTTCTCGAAGTCGCGTGGCTGCTGCGCCACGGCGAGCTGCCGACGCAGCCGCAGTACGACAAGTGGGTGGAGGACATCACGTACCACACGTACGTGCATGAGAACATCAAGCAGTTCCTCACCGGCTTCCGCTACGACGCGCACCCGATGTCGATGCTCGCCGCCGGCGTCTCCGCCCTCTCGTCGTTCTACCCCACGGCCAAGGCCATCCACGATCCGGTGGAGCGCGACATCGCCTTCGTCCGCCTGCTCGCCAAGATGCCCACCATCGCGGCGTTCGCGTACCGGCACGTGAAGGGGCTCCCGCTCGTCTATCCCGACAACGCGCTCCCGTACACCGAGAACTTCCTCTCGATGATCGCGCGCATGTCGGAGCCGAAGTACGAGGCGCATCCCGTCTTCGCCCGCGCCATCGACGTGCTCTTCATCCTGCACGCCGACCACGAGCAGAACTGCTCCACCAACGCCGTGCGCGCCGTCGGTTCGTCGCACGTCGATCCGTACTCGGCCGTGTCGGCCGGCATCAACGCGCTCTACGGCCCGCTGCACGGCGGCGCCAACGAGGCGGTGCTGCGCATGCTCGAGGAGATCGGCCACCCGAGCAACATCCCCGCCTTCATCGAGAACGTGAAGAGCGGCAAGGGCGAGTCGCGCCTGATGGGCTTCGGCCATCGCGTGTACAAGAGCTACGATCCGCGCGCCAAGATCGTGAAGTCGCTCTGCGACCAGGTGCTCAAGATCACGGGCATGGGCAAGGACATGGAGATCGCGCTCGAGCTCGAGCGCATCGCCCTGAGCGACGAGTACTTCATCAAGCGCAAGCTGTACCCGAACGTCGACTTCTACACCGGCCTCATCTATCGGGCGCTGCACTTCCCGACGGATTACTTCACCGTGCTGTTCGCCATCGCGCGCACGGCGGGGTGGATGGC
- a CDS encoding sulfite exporter TauE/SafE family protein — translation MAILNPADVHNLEPARLALVALAAAGGGAVNAIAGGGTLLTFPALIGLGVPPLVANATSTVALWPGTLTSFWSYRDALRGARAWTVRWALPSLLGGSTGAVLLLWTPERKFADSVPWLIWGATLLFILQGPLMRWVVGHAPHTPDGEALPPPRSGFIIYQFLVAVYGGYFGAGAGILMLAALGMMGLTNIHTMNGLKNWGGLNINVVAVLIFAVSGIVDWPIALTMAIGAAIGGLVGARMAQRVGQQWVRRAIIAIGLSSGAWMLFQ, via the coding sequence ATGGCCATCCTGAATCCCGCTGACGTCCACAACCTCGAACCTGCTCGCCTGGCGCTGGTGGCGCTGGCCGCGGCGGGGGGCGGCGCCGTCAACGCCATCGCCGGGGGCGGCACCCTGCTGACCTTCCCCGCCCTTATTGGGCTGGGCGTACCGCCTCTGGTGGCGAACGCCACCAGCACGGTTGCCCTCTGGCCGGGGACGCTGACCAGCTTCTGGAGCTACCGCGACGCCCTCCGCGGCGCGCGGGCCTGGACCGTGCGCTGGGCGCTGCCGAGCCTGCTCGGCGGCAGCACCGGGGCCGTCCTCCTTCTCTGGACACCGGAACGGAAATTCGCCGACAGCGTGCCGTGGCTGATCTGGGGCGCCACGCTGCTTTTCATCCTGCAGGGCCCCCTGATGCGATGGGTCGTCGGGCACGCGCCGCACACGCCGGATGGTGAGGCGCTGCCGCCGCCGCGCAGCGGCTTCATCATCTACCAGTTTCTCGTCGCGGTGTACGGCGGCTATTTCGGCGCCGGCGCAGGGATCCTGATGCTCGCCGCGCTCGGCATGATGGGGCTCACGAACATCCACACGATGAACGGCCTCAAGAACTGGGGCGGCCTGAACATCAACGTCGTAGCGGTGCTGATCTTCGCGGTCAGCGGCATCGTCGACTGGCCGATCGCGCTGACGATGGCCATCGGCGCCGCGATCGGCGGCCTCGTCGGCGCGCGCATGGCGCAACGGGTCGGCCAGCAGTGGGTGCGGAGAGCGATCATAGCAATAGGCCTTAGCAGCGGCGCGTGGATGCTCTTCCAATAG